From a single Chloroflexota bacterium genomic region:
- a CDS encoding MFS transporter, with product MIKPASSTLQAGIAHEETPSFRHLTLLNYALVILMGLGWNLIGPSLPAMRAEFSLSLASVGIVFPLATLGFALAVMVAGYVVDGYGRRPALIGASLMLGIGYLGWGLAPHWATMAAFMIFTGAGLGCIDIITNVTASDASSGNRVADLNRLHMFFGLSAVLSPLLIGLSLDFNWRLPMLAIGVLGFASLPFAMRVRLPQAANLERLSRANVLPLARNGVIAAVTAVLVLYIWVELSMIGWGVIYLTDVFQEPYGRSTAVVSLFWGAIFLGRLAMMWLARHLSTEQALQIPLIVSVPLFLLLGLAPTAPVVYVVIFLLGLCVAPIFPTMFALALQRFPRRPGTVAILLLLGAAAGGVLPPYAMGFVAETLSFRVAMLSLVPIAIVMPFLTHRAFRQARRAADGS from the coding sequence ATGATAAAGCCAGCCTCGTCAACTCTGCAGGCAGGGATCGCCCATGAGGAAACCCCCAGCTTTCGTCACCTGACTTTATTGAACTACGCGCTCGTCATCCTAATGGGGCTTGGCTGGAATCTTATTGGACCCTCATTGCCGGCAATGCGGGCCGAGTTCTCACTAAGTCTCGCAAGCGTTGGGATAGTATTCCCGCTGGCAACGTTGGGTTTTGCCTTGGCGGTTATGGTTGCGGGATACGTGGTCGATGGCTACGGTCGGCGGCCGGCCTTGATCGGCGCGAGTCTGATGCTGGGTATTGGGTACCTGGGATGGGGTCTCGCGCCACACTGGGCCACTATGGCCGCATTCATGATCTTTACCGGAGCGGGGCTTGGTTGCATTGACATAATTACCAACGTCACGGCATCCGACGCAAGTTCCGGCAATCGCGTTGCCGATCTCAATCGCTTGCACATGTTCTTTGGACTTAGCGCCGTGCTCAGCCCGCTCTTGATAGGTTTGTCGCTCGACTTCAATTGGCGGCTGCCAATGCTTGCCATTGGCGTGCTTGGCTTCGCAAGCTTGCCGTTTGCGATGCGTGTGCGTCTCCCGCAGGCGGCGAACCTTGAGCGACTCAGCCGCGCCAACGTACTCCCTTTGGCGCGCAACGGCGTAATCGCGGCCGTCACTGCCGTGCTGGTTCTATATATATGGGTAGAGCTCTCGATGATCGGGTGGGGTGTGATTTATCTCACGGACGTCTTTCAAGAGCCGTATGGGCGGAGCACCGCGGTTGTTTCTTTGTTCTGGGGTGCGATTTTTCTCGGGCGGCTCGCGATGATGTGGCTGGCCCGGCATCTATCGACCGAACAAGCACTACAGATCCCACTCATCGTCAGCGTGCCGTTATTTCTTTTACTCGGCCTCGCACCCACTGCTCCGGTGGTATACGTGGTGATCTTTCTGCTCGGCTTGTGTGTGGCCCCAATCTTTCCCACCATGTTTGCCCTGGCCCTGCAACGTTTTCCCCGCCGGCCGGGTACGGTTGCCATTTTGCTCCTGCTTGGCGCTGCCGCAGGCGGAGTTCTCCCACCATATGCAATGGGATTTGTGGCGGAGACGCTTTCTTTCCGTGTCGCCATGCTGAGCCTCGTGCCAATCGCAATTGTCATGCCGTTCTTAACACACAGGGCATTCCGTCAGGCAAGACGAGCGGCAGATGGCTCGTGA
- a CDS encoding HD domain-containing protein has translation MAWGFLDRFVRPKWLLDRILLVAERVAERDEEELPSLLIDTLREHFGAQHACIHFADPCMLRTSAREAMVAACPAALAIAPDGATGDAEARFWQFALAHGKVVTASTTPAAIQDQLRPLLQAVGARDGIAIPLIYRGTVYAVVNLYFKRTVPSKLATAENVMRSIRLLGNLVYSVLQQEYYASALQEGEDVVLALAQAIATRDGYAAGHVQRVDTLASELGRAVGLSHAEQIAVCKGAMLRDIGKLYVPDYLLQKPGPLDAAERACVREHPITGANMLLDAGSSMAPSRESPALVVSAIRSHHERLDGSGYPDGLTGSDVPAPARIVAIVDVYAALTADRPYRAALPQPRAVQVLQEMAGPGLDAELVSLFLSRGIHTAVASGLSGQLEPAAPRAAS, from the coding sequence ATGGCATGGGGATTCTTGGATAGATTTGTGCGGCCTAAATGGCTGCTCGACCGCATCTTGCTTGTGGCGGAACGCGTCGCCGAGCGTGACGAGGAAGAGCTGCCCTCGCTCCTCATCGACACGCTGCGGGAGCATTTTGGCGCGCAGCATGCCTGCATACACTTCGCTGATCCCTGCATGCTACGCACCTCAGCACGGGAGGCCATGGTTGCGGCGTGTCCTGCTGCGTTAGCAATCGCTCCAGATGGAGCCACCGGCGACGCCGAGGCACGGTTTTGGCAATTCGCCCTCGCGCATGGGAAGGTTGTCACCGCTTCCACCACACCCGCAGCCATACAGGATCAACTCCGCCCGCTCCTTCAGGCCGTCGGTGCGCGCGATGGCATTGCGATTCCTCTCATTTACCGGGGCACAGTCTACGCCGTCGTCAATCTCTACTTTAAGCGCACCGTACCCTCCAAGCTGGCAACTGCGGAAAACGTCATGCGGAGCATCCGTTTGCTCGGGAATCTTGTGTATAGCGTCCTGCAGCAGGAGTACTACGCGAGCGCGTTGCAGGAGGGTGAAGACGTAGTGCTAGCCCTTGCTCAGGCAATAGCCACAAGGGATGGCTACGCCGCGGGCCACGTGCAACGAGTGGACACTCTCGCGAGCGAGTTGGGCAGAGCGGTGGGCCTGAGCCACGCTGAGCAGATCGCAGTGTGCAAAGGGGCAATGCTCCGTGACATTGGAAAGCTCTACGTCCCTGACTATCTCCTCCAAAAGCCCGGCCCGCTCGATGCCGCAGAACGCGCGTGCGTACGCGAGCATCCGATTACGGGTGCGAATATGCTCTTGGATGCCGGCAGCAGCATGGCGCCGTCCAGGGAGTCGCCAGCCTTGGTTGTATCCGCCATCCGCAGTCACCACGAACGGCTCGACGGCTCCGGCTACCCGGATGGCCTTACAGGGTCGGACGTGCCGGCGCCGGCCCGCATTGTCGCCATAGTCGACGTTTATGCCGCGTTGACTGCCGATCGTCCCTACCGGGCTGCATTGCCGCAGCCGCGGGCGGTGCAGGTACTCCAAGAGATGGCCGGACCGGGACTCGATGCCGAGTTGGTGTCGCTCTTCCTCTCCCGTGGCATTCACACCGCCGTTGCGTCCGGACTGTCAGGACAGCTTGAACCGGCGGCGCCACGCGCTGCCTCGTAG
- a CDS encoding redoxin domain-containing protein, which yields MESPDFSLPDVYGKRWSWSQFRGKRVLLYMWASWUGCRDQLPGWQQFAEKHAGDNFQMLSVAMDGGGVEKPRAFVEASGVTFPTFVDASGLLFRLFGFTAVPNGVYVDETGIIRFQLFTGFSVDRKDVVAQLETLLATPAGDVPATPTVAQQSFEVEVMLEQAASQGDDPHMQLGLAEALLQEGENEHAAEAFRRAFELDGDSANAAFGLGTALQQLGQTSEALASWRQALQIEPDNFIIRKQIWRVEFPEKFYPVIDYDWQKVKLAQEKAAEGRV from the coding sequence ATGGAATCTCCGGACTTCAGTCTGCCGGACGTGTACGGCAAACGCTGGTCGTGGAGCCAGTTTCGGGGCAAGAGAGTCCTGTTGTACATGTGGGCCTCGTGGTGAGGTTGCCGCGATCAGTTGCCAGGTTGGCAACAATTTGCGGAAAAGCACGCGGGCGACAACTTCCAGATGCTCTCTGTAGCTATGGACGGCGGCGGCGTGGAAAAGCCACGCGCGTTCGTGGAAGCGTCCGGTGTCACGTTTCCCACGTTTGTAGACGCCAGCGGCCTCTTGTTCCGCCTCTTCGGTTTCACGGCGGTGCCCAACGGTGTTTACGTGGATGAAACGGGCATCATTCGCTTTCAACTCTTCACGGGCTTTAGCGTTGACCGCAAGGACGTAGTGGCGCAGCTTGAGACGCTGCTGGCAACTCCTGCCGGCGACGTACCCGCCACGCCGACGGTCGCGCAGCAGTCGTTTGAAGTCGAAGTCATGTTGGAGCAGGCGGCATCCCAAGGCGACGATCCGCACATGCAGCTCGGCCTCGCGGAGGCCCTGCTGCAAGAGGGCGAGAACGAGCACGCGGCTGAGGCATTTCGACGGGCATTTGAGCTAGACGGTGATTCTGCCAATGCCGCCTTCGGTCTGGGCACCGCGCTGCAACAACTTGGGCAGACTTCCGAGGCGCTCGCCTCATGGCGGCAGGCCTTGCAGATCGAGCCGGATAACTTCATCATTCGCAAGCAGATCTGGCGCGTCGAATTTCCGGAGAAGTTCTACCCTGTCATCGACTATGACTGGCAGAAGGTCAAACTTGCCCAAGAAAAGGCTGCGGAAGGCCGAGTGTGA